A genomic segment from Acidimicrobiales bacterium encodes:
- a CDS encoding M23 family metallopeptidase — protein MVHHSFISHVSRRACALAIVALVCGWSSSAAAAGADDELRVDDEPQALTLPAPFECGTEWVGSTYGGHGANNWNLDLNRSGGDGTDLGQPILAQADGTVVWFKESGHNNNAGTYIEIDYGDVTVRYIHLVEWSIPSELAEIGTPVLAGETIGLLGATGRASGPHLHLEYWDSAGYDDTAWYQLPRENQIPVAFAGQPMIATPGRPTASVESTNCPEPTAEELRNDARLGRLLEDRRILRVLSW, from the coding sequence ATGGTTCACCACTCGTTCATCTCTCATGTCTCGCGCCGCGCGTGTGCGCTCGCGATCGTTGCGCTCGTCTGCGGCTGGTCGTCCTCGGCCGCGGCGGCGGGTGCCGACGACGAGCTTCGGGTCGACGACGAGCCGCAGGCCCTGACCCTGCCGGCTCCGTTCGAGTGCGGCACCGAATGGGTCGGCTCCACCTACGGCGGCCACGGTGCCAACAACTGGAACCTCGATCTCAACCGCAGCGGCGGCGACGGTACTGATCTGGGCCAGCCGATCCTGGCCCAGGCCGACGGCACCGTGGTGTGGTTCAAGGAGAGTGGCCACAACAACAACGCCGGCACCTACATCGAGATCGACTACGGCGACGTCACCGTGCGGTACATCCACCTCGTCGAGTGGTCGATCCCGAGTGAGCTCGCCGAGATCGGTACGCCGGTCCTCGCCGGTGAGACGATCGGTCTTCTCGGCGCCACCGGCCGGGCGAGCGGGCCCCACCTCCACCTGGAGTACTGGGACAGCGCCGGCTACGACGACACCGCCTGGTACCAGTTGCCGCGTGAGAATCAGATCCCGGTGGCCTTCGCCGGACAACCGATGATCGCCACGCCGGGCCGGCCCACCGCGTCGGTGGAGTCGACGAACTGCCCCGAGCCGACGGCAGAAGAGTTGCGCAACGACGCCCGCCTCGGGCGTTTGCTCGAGGACCGACGAATTCTCCGCGTCCTGAGCTGGTAG